The following are encoded together in the Bubalus kerabau isolate K-KA32 ecotype Philippines breed swamp buffalo chromosome 3, PCC_UOA_SB_1v2, whole genome shotgun sequence genome:
- the SPDEF gene encoding SAM pointed domain-containing Ets transcription factor isoform X1: MGSASPGLSPGPPGRLLLPPDSALRTGLEKAAAAGTGPERRDWSPSPPATPEQGLPTFYLSYFDMLYPEDSSWAAKGPGASARVEPPDEPEQCPVIDSQAPGGSLDLAPGGLTLEEHSLEQVQSMVVGEVLKDIETACKLLNITADPVDWSPGNVQKWLLWTEHQYRLPPVGKAFQELGGKELCAMSEEQFRQRSPLGGDVLHAHLDIWKSAAWMKERTSPGAIHFCASTSEESWTDSEVDSSCSGQPIHLWQFLKELLLKPHSYGRFIRWLNKEKGIFKIEDSAQVARLWGIRKNRPAMNYDKLSRSIRQYYKKGIIRKPDISQRLVYQFVHPI, from the exons ATGGGCAGCGCCAGCCCGGGCCTGAGCCCCGGGCCACCCGGCCGCCTCCTACTGCCCCCAGACAGCGCGCTGCGGACAGGCCTGGAGAAGGCGGCTGCGGCGGGGACGGGGCCTGAGCGGCGGGACTGGAGCCCCAGCCCGCCTGCCACCCCTGAGCAGGGCCTGCCCACCTTCTACCTCTCCTACTTTGACATGCTGTACCCCGAGGACAGCAGCTGGGCGGCCAAGGGCCCCGGGGCCAGCGCGCGGGTGGAGCCCCCCGACGAGCCCGAGCAGTGCCCGGTCATCGACAGCCAAGCCCCGGGGGGCAGCCTGGACCTGGCCCCGGGTGGGCTGACCCTGGAGGAGCACTCGCTGGAGCAGGTGCAGTCCATGGTGGTGGGCGAGGTGCTCAAGGACATCGAGACGGCCTGCAAGCTGCTCAACATCACGGCAG accccgtggactggagccctgGCAATGTGCAGAAGTGGCTGCTGTGGACGGAACACCAGTACCGGCTGCCCCCTGTGGGCAAGGCCTTCCAGGAGCTGGGGGGCAAGGAGCTGTGTGCCATGTCCGAGGAGCAGTTCCGCCAGCGCTCGCCCCTGGGCGGGGACGTGCTGCACGCCCATCTGGACATCTGGAAATCAG CTGCCTGGATGAAAGAGAGGACGTCCCCGGGGGCAATTCACTTCTGCG CCTCGACCAGCGAGGAGAGCTGGACGGACAGCGAGGTGGACTCGTCCTGCTCCGGGCAGCCCATCCACCTCTGGCAGTTTCTCAAGGAGCTGCTGCTGAAGCCGCACAGCTATGGCCGCTTCATCCGGTGGCTCAACAAGGAGAAGG GCATCTTCAAAATTGAGGACTCCGCGCAGGTGGCCCGGCTATGGGGCATCCGGAAGAACCGCCCCGCCATGAACTACGACAAGCTGAGCCGCTCCATCCGCCAGTATTACAAGAAGGGCATCATCCGCAAGCCTGACATCTCCCAGCGCCTGGTCTACCAGTTCGTGCACCCCATCTGA
- the SPDEF gene encoding SAM pointed domain-containing Ets transcription factor isoform X2: MGSASPGLSPGPPGRLLLPPDSALRTGLEKAAAAGTGPERRDWSPSPPATPEQGLPTFYLSYFDMLYPEDSSWAAKGPGASARVEPPDEPEQCPVIDSQAPGGSLDLAPGGLTLEEHSLEQVQSMVVGEVLKDIETACKLLNITADPVDWSPGNVQKWLLWTEHQYRLPPVGKAFQELGGKELCAMSEEQFRQRSPLGGDVLHAHLDIWKSASTSEESWTDSEVDSSCSGQPIHLWQFLKELLLKPHSYGRFIRWLNKEKGIFKIEDSAQVARLWGIRKNRPAMNYDKLSRSIRQYYKKGIIRKPDISQRLVYQFVHPI, translated from the exons ATGGGCAGCGCCAGCCCGGGCCTGAGCCCCGGGCCACCCGGCCGCCTCCTACTGCCCCCAGACAGCGCGCTGCGGACAGGCCTGGAGAAGGCGGCTGCGGCGGGGACGGGGCCTGAGCGGCGGGACTGGAGCCCCAGCCCGCCTGCCACCCCTGAGCAGGGCCTGCCCACCTTCTACCTCTCCTACTTTGACATGCTGTACCCCGAGGACAGCAGCTGGGCGGCCAAGGGCCCCGGGGCCAGCGCGCGGGTGGAGCCCCCCGACGAGCCCGAGCAGTGCCCGGTCATCGACAGCCAAGCCCCGGGGGGCAGCCTGGACCTGGCCCCGGGTGGGCTGACCCTGGAGGAGCACTCGCTGGAGCAGGTGCAGTCCATGGTGGTGGGCGAGGTGCTCAAGGACATCGAGACGGCCTGCAAGCTGCTCAACATCACGGCAG accccgtggactggagccctgGCAATGTGCAGAAGTGGCTGCTGTGGACGGAACACCAGTACCGGCTGCCCCCTGTGGGCAAGGCCTTCCAGGAGCTGGGGGGCAAGGAGCTGTGTGCCATGTCCGAGGAGCAGTTCCGCCAGCGCTCGCCCCTGGGCGGGGACGTGCTGCACGCCCATCTGGACATCTGGAAATCAG CCTCGACCAGCGAGGAGAGCTGGACGGACAGCGAGGTGGACTCGTCCTGCTCCGGGCAGCCCATCCACCTCTGGCAGTTTCTCAAGGAGCTGCTGCTGAAGCCGCACAGCTATGGCCGCTTCATCCGGTGGCTCAACAAGGAGAAGG GCATCTTCAAAATTGAGGACTCCGCGCAGGTGGCCCGGCTATGGGGCATCCGGAAGAACCGCCCCGCCATGAACTACGACAAGCTGAGCCGCTCCATCCGCCAGTATTACAAGAAGGGCATCATCCGCAAGCCTGACATCTCCCAGCGCCTGGTCTACCAGTTCGTGCACCCCATCTGA
- the PACSIN1 gene encoding protein kinase C and casein kinase substrate in neurons protein 1 encodes MSCVQERAKIEKAYAQQLTDWAKRWRQLLEKGPQYGSLERAWGAIMTEADKVSELHQEVKNSLLNEDLEKVKNWQKDAYHKQIMGGFKETKEAEDGFRKAQKPWAKKMKELETAKKAYHLACKEEKLAMTREMNSKTEQSVTPEQQKKLQDKVDKCKQDVQKTQEKYEKVLDDVGKTTPQYMEGMEQVFEQCQQFEEKRLVFLKEVLLDIKRHLNLAESSSYIQVYRDLEQAIRGADAQDDLRWFRSTSGPGMPMNWPQFEEWNPDLPHTAAKKEKQPKKAEGAVLTNAAGVVESTSQAGDRGSVSSYDRGQTYAAEWSDDESGNPFGGSEANGGSNPFDEDAKGVRVRALYDYDGQEQDELSFKAGDELTKLGEEDEQGWCRGRLDSGQLGLYPANYVEAV; translated from the exons ATGAGCTGCGTGCAGGAGCGCGCCAAGATCGAGAAGGCCTACGCGCAGCAGCTCACCGACTGGGCCAAGCGCTGGCGCCAGCTCCTCGAGAAAG GCCCACAGTATGGCAGCTTGGAGCGGGCCTGGGGCGCCATAATGACGGAGGCCGACAAGGTGAGCGAGCTGCACCAGGAGGTGAAGAACAGCCTGCTGAACGAGGACCTGGAGAAGGTCAAGAACTGGCAGAAGGACGCCTACCACAAGCAGATCATGGGCGGCTTCAAGGAGACCAAGGAGGCTGAGGATGGCTTCCGCAAGGCCCAGAagccctgggccaagaagatgaaggag ctaGAGACAGCCAAAAAGGCGTACCATCTGGCTTGCAAAGAGGAGAAGCTGGCCATGACCCGGGAGATGAACAGCAAGACAGAGCAGTCGGTCACACCCGAGCAGCAGAAGAAGCTGCAGGACAAAGTGGACAAGTGCAAGCAGGACGTGCAGAAG ACGCAGGAGAAGTATGAGAAGGTGCTGGACGACGTGGGCAAGACCACGCCCCAGTACATGGAGGGCATGGAGCAGGTGTTTGAGCAGTGCCAGCAGTTTGAGGAAAAGCGGCTGGTCTTCCTCAAGGAGGTGCTGCTGGACATCAAACGTCATCTCAACCTGGCTGAGAGCAGCAG CTACATTCAAGTGTACCGGGATCTGGAGCAGGCCATCCGGGGGGCTGATGCCCAGGACGACCTCAGATGGTTCCGCAGCACCAGTGGCCCTGGCATGCCCATGAACTGGCCCCAGTTTGAG GAGTGGAACCCAGACCTCCCTCACACCGCTGCCAAGAAGGAGAAACAGCCCAAGAAGGCAGAGGGGGCGGTGCTGACCAATGCTGCTGGCGTGGTGGAGTCCACGTCTCAGGCTGGGGACCGTGGCAG TGTTAGCAGCTACGACAGGGGCCAGACTTACGCCGCCGAGTGGTCGGACGATGAGAGCGGGAACCCGTTTGGGGGCAGTGAGGCCAACGGAGGCTCCAACCCCTTCGACGAGGACGCCAAGGGAGTGCGCGTGCGGGCGCTCTACGACTACGACGGCCAAGAGCAGGACGAGCTCAGCTTCAAGGCCG GAGACGAGCTCACCAAGCTGGGCGAGGAGGACGAGCAGGGTTGGTGCCGCGGGCGGCTGGACAGCGGGCAGCTGGGACTCTACCCCGCCAACTACGTGGAGGCCGTCTAG